A single window of Betta splendens chromosome 11, fBetSpl5.4, whole genome shotgun sequence DNA harbors:
- the LOC114865369 gene encoding Na(+)/H(+) exchanger beta-like, with protein MSAPRPARRSLRVRLSGLLCALWILSAAASRDVALRSNDTTGNSTRGSREDVHQQNRHKTFPVLSFKYEHVRKPFEISIWILLALLMKLGFHIIPRLSSIVPESCLLIFVGLLIGGIIKAIGEEPSVLDSQLFFLYLLPPIILDAGYFLPIRPFTENLGTILVFAVVGTLWNAFFIGGTMYGVCRIEGAQLASVDLMSCLLFGSIISAVDPVAVLAVFEEIHINELLHILVFGESLLNDAVTVVLYHLFEEFSHADTVTVADALLGVVCFLVVALGGIMVGAIYGVLGAFTSRFTSHTRVIEPLFVFLYSYMAYLSAEVFHLSGIMSLIACGVIMRPYVEANVSHKSYTTIKYFLKMLSSVSETLIFIFLGVSTVAGPHAWNWTFVVFTIILCLVSRVLGVIGLTYVLNKFRIVKLTKKDQFIIAYGGLRGAIAFSLGYLLTDSRMKNMFVTAIITVIFFTVFVQGMTIRPLVDLLAVKKKKESKGSINEEIHTQFMDHLLTGIEDVCGHYGHHHWKDKLNRFNKAYVKRWLIAGERSTEPQLISFYNKMEMKQAMMLVESGSAAKLPALVSSVSMQNQGPGRRAIPSISKSREEEIRKILRANLQKTRQRLRSYNRHDLMMDRFEDNISEIRFRRQRVEMERRMSHYLTVPANRQETPPVRKVCFDSEHKVYTYDDDESLRGRTVQLHPRAPDAVALLREPSQRPDHRSRAEPRETEPDDQEEQDQMKLLRCFSDPGPDKEDEDGSFLSG; from the exons ATGTCGGCACCGCGTCCGGCCCGGAGAAGCCTCCGTGTCCGTCTGAGCGGACTCCTGTGCGCGTTGTGGATCCTTTCTGCCGCCGCGAGTCGTGATGTCGCTCTGCGCAGCAACGACACGACGGGAAATTCCACGCGGGGGTCGCGGGAGGACGTCCACCAGCAGAACCGGCACAAAACGTTCCCCGTGCTGTCGTTCAAGTACGAGCACGTCAGGAAGCCCTTTGAGATCTCCATCTGGATCCTCCTGGCGCTGCTGATGAAGCTCG GTTTTCACATCATTCCGCGGCTGTCGAGCATCGTCCCAGAGAGCTGCCTGCTGATTTTCGTGGGCCTGCTGATCGGCGGCATCATCAAGGCCATCGGCGAGGAGCCTTCCGTCCTGGATTCGCAGCTCTTTTTCCTCTACCTGCTGCCTCCCATCATCCTGGATGCCGGCTACTTCCTGCCCATTCGCCCCTTCACGGAGAACCTGGGCACCATCCTGGTGTTCGCCGTGGTGGGCACGCTGTGGAACGCCTTCTTCATCGGTGGGACCATGTACGGCGTGTGTCGGATCGAGGGAGCTCAGCTGGCCAGCGTGGACCTGATGTCCTGCCTCCTCTTCGGGTCCATCATCTCCGCCGTGGACCCTGTCGCGGTCCTGGCCGTGTTCGAGGAGATCCACATCAACGAGCTGCTGCACATACTGGTGTTCGGGGAGTCGCTCCTCAACGACGCCGTCACTGTg GTCTTGTACCACTTGTTCGAGGAGTTTTCTCACGCAGACACGGTGACGGTGGCCGACGCCCTCCTGGGCGTGGTCTGCTTCCTTGTGGTGGCGCTGGGAGGCATCATGGTGGGCGCCATCTACGGCGTGCTGGGCGCCTTCACGTCGCGGTTCACCTCGCACACGCGCGTCATCGAGCCGCTGTTCGTCTTCCTCTACAGCTACATGGCCTACCTCTCTGCAGAAGTCTTCCACCTGTCGGGGATCATGTC GCTGATAGCGTGTGGCGTGATCATGAGGCCGTACGTGGAGGCCAACGTCTCCCACAAGTCCTACACCACCATCAAATACTTCCTGAAGATGTTGAGCAGCGTGAGCGAGaccctcatcttcatcttcctcggCGTTTCCACGGTGGCCGGTCCTCACGCCTGGAACTGGACCTTCGTCGTTTTCACCATCATCCTCTGTTTAGTGTCCCGAGTTCTGG GAGTGATCGGTCTCACCTACGTCCTCAACAAATTCCGGATAGTGAAGTTGACCAAAAAGGACCAGTTCATCATTGCGTACGGGGGCCTGCGCGGCGCCATCGCCTTCTCGCTGGGCTACCTGCTGACCGACAGCAGGATGAAGAACATGTTCGTCACCGCCATCATCACCGTCATCTTCTTCAccgtgtttgtgcag GGCATGACCATCAGGCCTCTGGTGGACCTGCTGgctgtgaagaagaagaaggagagcaAAGGCTCCATCAACGAGGAGATtcacacacag TTCATGGATCATCTCCTCACGGGAATTGAAGACGTCTGCGGACATTATGGACATCATCACTGGAAAGACAA GCTGAACCGCTTCAACAAGGCCTACGTGAAACGGTGGCTGATCGCCGGTGAGCGCTCCACCGAGCCTCAGCTCATCTCCTTCTACAACAAGATGGAGATGAAACAGGCCATGATGCTGGTGGAGAGCGGGAGCGCCGCCAAGCTGCCCGCGCTCGTGTCGTCCGTCTCCATGCA GAACCAAGGGCCGGGCAGACGGGCGATACCCAGCATCTCAAAGAGCCGCGAGGAGGAGATCAGGAAGATCCTGCGAGCCAACCTGCAGAAGACGAGGCAGAGG ctccggTCCTACAACCGACACGACCTGATGATGGACAGGTTCGAGGACAACATCAGCGAGATCCGTTTCCGGAGGCAGAGGGTGGAGATGGAGCGGAGG ATGAGCCACTACCTCACAGTCCCTGCAAACCGGCAGGAGACGCCTCCTGTGAGGAAGGTGTGCTTCGACTCAG AACACAAGGTTTACACCTACGATGACGACGAGAGCCTCAGAGGACGAACCGTTCAGCTGCATCCCAGAGCCCCCGACGCCGTCGCCCTGCTGAGGGAACCCTCCCAGCGGCCCGACCACaggagccgagccgagccgagggagacggagccagacgaccaggaggagcaggaccagaTGAAACTCTTGCGCTGCTTTAGCGACCCTGGTCCAGacaaggaggatgaggacggcTCCTTCCTGTCAGGATGA
- the LOC114865871 gene encoding fatty acid-binding protein 10-A, liver basic-like isoform X2: MDFSGTWKVYSEENLEEFLKEVGAPAMLVKMRKEVKPVMVIEQNGKDFTFTIKSPVFTKVHSFSIGKETEMTAVDGRKIKCTVREEDGKLIAENEKFTSVREIQDDHCWFCNLHQQK; the protein is encoded by the exons atGGACTTTTCTGGCACCTGGAAGGTGTATTCTGAGGAAAACCTTGAGGAGTTCCTGAAGGAAGTTG GTGCACCTGCAATGCTTGTGAAAATGCGCAAGGAAGTGAAACCAGTAATGGTGATCGAGCAGAATGGGAAAGACTTCACCTTCACAATTAAGTCTCCAGTCTTCACTAAAGTCCACTCATTCAGCATCGGAAAAGAGACGGAGATGACAGCAGTAGATGGCAGAAAGATTAAA TGCACTGTGCGAGAGGAGGATGGGAAACTGATCGCTGAGAACGAGAAGTTTACTTCTGTCCGAGAGATCCAAG ACGATCACTGCTGGTTCTGTAACCTTCATCAGCAAAAGTAG
- the LOC114865871 gene encoding fatty acid-binding protein, liver-like isoform X1, producing MDFSGTWKVYSEENLEEFLKEVGAPAMLVKMRKEVKPVMVIEQNGKDFTFTIKSPVFTKVHSFSIGKETEMTAVDGRKIKCTVREEDGKLIAENEKFTSVREIQGEDMVETITAGSVTFISKSRRL from the exons atGGACTTTTCTGGCACCTGGAAGGTGTATTCTGAGGAAAACCTTGAGGAGTTCCTGAAGGAAGTTG GTGCACCTGCAATGCTTGTGAAAATGCGCAAGGAAGTGAAACCAGTAATGGTGATCGAGCAGAATGGGAAAGACTTCACCTTCACAATTAAGTCTCCAGTCTTCACTAAAGTCCACTCATTCAGCATCGGAAAAGAGACGGAGATGACAGCAGTAGATGGCAGAAAGATTAAA TGCACTGTGCGAGAGGAGGATGGGAAACTGATCGCTGAGAACGAGAAGTTTACTTCTGTCCGAGAGATCCAAGGTGAAGACATGGTTGAG ACGATCACTGCTGGTTCTGTAACCTTCATCAGCAAAAGTAGAAGGCTGTGA
- the LOC114865397 gene encoding serine/arginine-rich splicing factor 10-like isoform X1, whose product MRPPNTSLFVRNISDESRPEDLRREFGRYGPIVDVYIPLDFYTRQPRGFAYIQFEDVRDAEDALHSLDRKWVCGRQIEIQFAQGDRKTPNQMKAKERRSPGRSSRYDDYDREGRRRRSRSRSYERYRSRSPSYDRRRRRSESPQDSRGRTYGRARSRSHEEDGLSVPRHKQRRRRESRGRSRSHSRGSGSPRENNNPPSTSHYIEEEVHRSPSRSVSRSRSRSRSRSRSWAGRKSGGR is encoded by the exons ATGAGGCCCCCAAATACGTCTTTGTTTGTTAGGAACATCTCCGATGAGTCCAG GCCTGAGGATTTGCGGCGTGAGTTTGGCCGCTATGGGCCAATAGTAGATGTCTACATCCCACTTGACTTCTATACACGTCAACCAAGAGGATTTGCATACATTCA GTTTGAGGATGTGCGAGACGCAGAAGACGCTCTTCACAGCTTGGACAGGAAGTGGGTTTGTGGCCGGCAGATTGAAATCCAATTTGCTCAAGGGGACAGGAAGA CACCGAATCAGATGAAAGCAAAGGAGAGGCGCTCTCCTGGCAGATCCTCTCGGTATGACGACTATGATCGAGAAGGTCGACGCAGACGTTCACGCAGCCGCAGCTATGAAAGATACAGATCACGCAGCCCTTCTTACGACCGCCGCCGCAGGCGATCTGAGAGCCCTCAAGA CTCTCGTGGTCGGACATATGGGAGAGCGAGGAGCAGAAGTCATGAGGAGGATGG ATTGTCTGTCCCCAGACACAAGCAGAGGCGTCGTAGAGAGTCCAGAGGGAGGTCTCGATCACACTCGCGTGGATCTGGATCTCCACGAGAGAACAACAACCCACCCTCCACTTCACACTACATCGAGGAAGAAGTTCACCGGTCCCCATCCCGGTCTGTATCAAGATCCCGCTCTCGGTCACGTTCTCGATCCAGATCCTGGGCCGGGCGGAAGTCAGGAGGACGTTAA
- the LOC114865397 gene encoding serine/arginine-rich splicing factor 10-like isoform X2, which produces MKFKVKHGQSMFEDVRDAEDALHSLDRKWVCGRQIEIQFAQGDRKTPNQMKAKERRSPGRSSRYDDYDREGRRRRSRSRSYERYRSRSPSYDRRRRRSESPQDSRGRTYGRARSRSHEEDGLSVPRHKQRRRRESRGRSRSHSRGSGSPRENNNPPSTSHYIEEEVHRSPSRSVSRSRSRSRSRSRSWAGRKSGGR; this is translated from the exons ATGAAGTTCAAAGTCAAGCATGGGCAAAG CATGTTTGAGGATGTGCGAGACGCAGAAGACGCTCTTCACAGCTTGGACAGGAAGTGGGTTTGTGGCCGGCAGATTGAAATCCAATTTGCTCAAGGGGACAGGAAGA CACCGAATCAGATGAAAGCAAAGGAGAGGCGCTCTCCTGGCAGATCCTCTCGGTATGACGACTATGATCGAGAAGGTCGACGCAGACGTTCACGCAGCCGCAGCTATGAAAGATACAGATCACGCAGCCCTTCTTACGACCGCCGCCGCAGGCGATCTGAGAGCCCTCAAGA CTCTCGTGGTCGGACATATGGGAGAGCGAGGAGCAGAAGTCATGAGGAGGATGG ATTGTCTGTCCCCAGACACAAGCAGAGGCGTCGTAGAGAGTCCAGAGGGAGGTCTCGATCACACTCGCGTGGATCTGGATCTCCACGAGAGAACAACAACCCACCCTCCACTTCACACTACATCGAGGAAGAAGTTCACCGGTCCCCATCCCGGTCTGTATCAAGATCCCGCTCTCGGTCACGTTCTCGATCCAGATCCTGGGCCGGGCGGAAGTCAGGAGGACGTTAA